The Streptococcus mitis region GAAATTCTTGCAGGAGAGAGACGCTATCGGGCTTCACTTTTAGCTGGTCTAAGGTCTATACCAGCTGTTGTTAAACAACTTTCAGATCAAGAAATGATGGTCCAGTCCATCATTGAAAATTTGCAAAGAGAAAATTTAAATCCAATAGAAGAAGCACGCGCCTATGAATCTCTTGTAGAGAAAGGATTTACCCATGCTGAAATTGCAGATAAAATGGGCAAGTCTCGTCCTTATATCAGCAACTCTATTCGCTTGCTTTCCTTGCCAGAACAGATCCTCTCAGAAGTAGAAAATGGCAAACTATCACAAGCGCATGCTCGTTCGCTAGTTGGGTTGAATCAGGAACAACAAGACTATTTCTTTCAACGAATCATAGAGGAAGACATTTCTGTAAGGAAGTT contains the following coding sequences:
- a CDS encoding ParB/RepB/Spo0J family partition protein yields the protein MEKFEMISITDIQKNPYQPRKEFDGEKLHELAQSIKENGVIQPIIVRQSPVIGYEILAGERRYRASLLAGLRSIPAVVKQLSDQEMMVQSIIENLQRENLNPIEEARAYESLVEKGFTHAEIADKMGKSRPYISNSIRLLSLPEQILSEVENGKLSQAHARSLVGLNQEQQDYFFQRIIEEDISVRKLEALLTEKKQKKLQKTNHFIQNEEEQLKKLLGLDVEIKLSKKDSGKIIIAFSNQEEYSRIINSLK